GTTGCAATGACGGCGTCCGGTCAACGGGGAGTGGGCGCATGGACATCGGCTATTTTTTGAAGCTGATGACGGAGAAGAACGCGTCGGACATGTTCTTGAGCACCGGCGCGCCGGTGTACATCAAGATCGAGGGCCGGCTGCATCCGTTGGGCAATACCGGCCTGCCGCCCGGCATGGTCAAGAAGATCGCCTACTCGCTGATGGGCGACGGTCAGGTACCGCAGTTCGAGCGCGAGCTGGAACTCAACATGGCGTATTCGCTGTCCGATGCGGGTCGCTTCCGCATCAACGTGTTCAAGCAACGCGGTGAGGTCGGCATGGTGATCCGCGCGATCCGCAGCGTGATCCCGTCGATCGAGGAACTGCAGCTGCCGCAGGTGCTCAAGAACATCATCCTGGAGCCACGCGGCCTGGTCCTGATCGTGGGCTCCACCGGCTCGGGCAAGTCGACCACGCTGGCCTCGATGATCGACCACCGCAACAGCAGCGTCTCCGGGCACATCCTCACCATCGAGGATCCGATCGAGTACCTGCACCGGCACAAGCGCTCGCTGGTCAACCAGCGTGAGGTCGGCCTGGACACCCACGCCTTCGGCAGCGCGTTGAAAAACGCGATGCGCGAAGCACCCGACGTGATCCTGATCGGCGAGATCCTGGACCAGTCGACGATGGAGGCGGCGATCGCCTTCGCCGAGACCGGTCATCTGTGCCTGGCCACGTTGCACTCCAACAACGCCGACCAGACGATCGAGCGCATCCTCAACTTCTTCCCCGAGGCGGCGCACAAGAACGTGCTGATGAACCTGTCGCTGAACATGAAGGCGGTGATTTCCCAGCGCCTGGTGGTCGGCGTGGACGGCCGCCGCGTGCCCGCCGCCGAGGTGCTGATCAACACGCCACACATCCGCGACCTGATCCGGCGTGGCCAGATCCACGAGATCAAGCAGGCGATGGAGGAGTCGCTGGAGGAAGGCATCGAATCCTTCGACCAGTGCCTGTTCCGGATGCAGAAGGAAGGCAAGATCGATATCGACGAGGCGTTGCGCGCGGCCGACTCACGCGACGGACTGGCGCTGAAGTTCCGCCTCTCCGAAGGGGCCGATGCCGAGCACGACCAGTATGCGTCGGTGTTCTGAGCCGAGCCGGCCCCGCTGCGAGCGCCGGCCGGGCTGAGCTTCTCAGTCGGAGGCAGGCTCCGGCGCAGGCGCGTCGGGCTGGTTTTCCGGCCGTGCCGCGTCGAATTCCGGCAGCGCCAGGCAGGCCTGCTCGACCCGGACCAGGGTGGGATACGGCGTCAGGTCCACCGCAAATCGGCGCGCGTTGTACATCTGCGGTATCAGGCAGCAATCGGCCAGGCCGGGGATGTCGCCTTCACAGAAAACGCCGGTGGACGGGTGGTCGTTGAGCATCGCCTCGATCGCCGCGAAGCCCTCGGCTACCCAGTGCCTGACCCACTCCTCGCGCTCCGGCTGGGGCACGCTCCAGGTGCGGTCGAAATACTGCAGCACGCGAAGGTTGTTGAGCGGATGGATGTCGCAGGCGAGCACCTGGGCAATCGCCCGCGCACGCTGCCGGTCGCGGCTGGCCGCGGGCAGCAGCGGCGGCGACGGCCAGGTCTCATCGAGGTACTCCAGGATCGCCACCGACTGCCGCATCACCCGGTCCCCGTGCATCAGCACCGGCACCAGTTCCTGCGGATTGAGCTGGCGATAGGCTTCGGCGTGCTGCTGGCCGCCGTCGCGGACCAGGTGCACCGGCACAGTCCTGTAGGGCAGCCCCTTCAGGTTGAGACCGATCCGGACGCGGTACGCCGCGCTGGAACGCCAGTACGAATACAGCGTCAACTGCTCGGTCATGCCTCTCTCCCGGGAGAACGCGAGCTCATCCGTCGTGGCGTTCAATGCGCTGCTCGATCGCGCCAAAGATGCTGGCTCCCTCGCTGTCGAGCATCTCGATGCGGACGGTATCACCGAAGGACATGAACGGGGTGCTGGGCTTGCCATCGTGCAGCGCCTCGACCGTACGCAGCTCGGCAAAGCACGATGCGCCCAGAGACGTGTCCTCGTTGGCGATGGTGCCCGAGCCGACGACCGTTCCCGCCGACAGCGGGCGGGTGCGGGCGGCATGCGCGACCAGCTGGGCGAAGTTGAATTGCATGTCGACACCCGCCTCGGGCGCACCGAACCATTTGCCGTTGACGTGGGTGAGCATCGGCAGGTGCAGCTTGGTGTCGCGCCAGGCATCGCCCAGTTCGTCGGGAGTGACGAACACCGGGCTCAACGCCGAACGCGGCTTGGCCTGCAGGAAGCCGAAACCCTTGGCCAGCTCCCCCGGAATCAGGTTGCGCAGTGAAACGTCATTGACCAGTCCCACCAGCTGGATGTGGCCGGCTGCGGCTTCGGGCGACACCGCCATCGGCACGTCATCGGTGATGACCACCAGCTCGGCCTCCAGGTCGATGCCGAATTCCTCGCTGGTCACCCGCACCGGATCGCGCGGTCCCATGAAGCCGGCACTGACCGCCTGGTACATCAACGGGTCGGTGTAGAAGCTCTCCGGCACCTCGGCACCGCGCGCGCGGCGGACGCGCTCGACGTGCGGCAGGTACGCGCTGCCATCGAGGAATTCGTAGGCGCGCGGCAGCGGCGCGGCAAGGCTCGCCACGTCCAGGTCGAACGCGCCCTCGGCGTTGCCGGCATTGAGGGACTCGTACAAGGTGTTCAGGCGCGGCGCGATGTTGCTCCAGTCCTCCAGCGCGCGCTGCAGGATGCCGGCGATGCCGGTGGCGCGGACCGCCCGTGTCAGGTCGCGCGAAACCACCACCAGCGTGCCGTCGCGGCCGCCTTCCTTGAGGGAACCAAGCTTCATCGGGAACTCCTTATAACGGCGCCGCGGCGCGATGGTTTCAATTGTAACCGCTTGCGCGCAGGCAACAAAAAACCCGCCACGTGGGCGGGTTCTTCGTTGTATGGCAGCCCCGGATGGATTCGAACCACCGAATGCCTGAGTCAGAGTCAGGTGCCTTACCGCTTGGCGACGGGGCTATAAAGCGAATTGTACCGCAAGGAATCTTAGCGCTTGGAGAACTGGGTCGCGCGGCGTGCCTTGTGCAGACCCACCTTCTTGCGCTCGACTTCGCGGGCGTCGCGGGTCATGAAACCGGCCTGACGCAGCTCGCTCTTAAGCGACTCGTCGTACTCGACCAGCGCACGCGAGATGCCCAGGCGGATCGCACCGGCCTGACCGGTGGTGCCGCCGCCGGCAACGGTGACGTTGACGTCGAACTTGTCGGTGGACTTGGTCAGCTCGAGCGGCTGGCGCACGATCATGCGAGCGGTCTCACGACCGAAGAACTCTTCGATGCTGCGCTTGTTGATCGTGATCTTGCCCTCGCCCTTGCGCAGGTACACGCGGGCGGTGGAGGACTTGCGGCGGCCGGTGCCGTAGTTCTGCTGGATTGCCATGTCGTTGACCTTAGAGTTCCAGCAGCTGTGGCTGCTGGGCAGTGTGCGGATGCTCGGAGCCTGCGTAGACCTTGAGCTTGCGGTACATGGCGCGGCCGAGGGGATTCTTCGGCAGCATGCCCTTGACCGCGATCTCGATGACGCGCTCGGGATGGCGCTCAAGCGCCTGGCCCAGGGTCTCGGACTTCAGGTTGCCGATGTAACCGGTGAACCGGTAGTACTTCTTGTCGGCCAGCTTGTTGCCGGTGACCACGATCTTCTCGGCGTTGATGACTACCAGGTAGTCGCCGGTGTCGACGTGCGGGGTGTAGACCGGCTTGTGCTTGCCGCGCAGGCGGTGGGCAAGCTCGGCGGCCAGGCGGCCCAGGGTCTTGCCGGAGGCGTCGACCACGTACCAGTCACGCTGGACGGTCTCGTTCTTGGCGCTAAATGTCTTCATGACTGATCTTCTTGGGTACCTTGCCGGGCTTGTTGCGCCCGTGACCCGCGGAAGGGATACGGCCGGAACTTCGCCACGCGTTGTGGTGAAAGATGCGCTGTGGAGCGTAAAGAGGCGGAATGATAACGGTCGCCGCAATTCAGCGCAAGCCACCGAGCCGCACATGCTAGCATCCGGCAATGCCCGCTGCCAGCCGTCCGCTTGCCTCCGACCCGCTGGTCGCACTGGCTGACCGGTGTGTCCAATGCGGACTGTGTTTGCCGGTATGCCCGACCTACGGCCGCGAGGGGATGGAAGCCGAATCGCCGCGCGGTCGGATAGCCCTGGCGAGGGCGTGGGCACTGGACACGATCGAGCCGGGCCCGCTCGGCGATGCCCATCTGGACCACTGCCTGGGGTGTGGCAACTGCGAGGCCGTCTGCCCGGCCGGGGTGGAGTATGACGCGCTGCTGGTTTCCGCGCGGGGTCGCCAACGCGAGCGCCGCGGCGCAAGTGCGCTTCAAAAGGCGCTGGAAGCCCTGGTAGTCCGGCCCCGGCTGTTGGGCGCACTTTTGGGCCTTTACCGCCACACCCGCAGCCTGCTTCCTCACGGACTTCAGCTGTTGCCTGCGCCGCCGGCACTCCCACGCGACGGCATGCTTTCGCTGCGCGATGCAACGGCGGCGCAACCCGCGACGTCGACGCCATCGGCCGCCCTCTTCGTCGGATGCATTGCGGGCTCCTACGAGGGTCCGGCCCGGGACGCGCTGACCCGGCTTTGTGCCGCTGGGGGCATTCAACTGGTGATGCCGGACGCGCAAACCTGTTGCGGCGCCCTCCACGCGCACGCCGGCAATCTCGACGGCGCGGCGCGCCTGGCGGCATGCAATCGCGAGGCCTTTGCGGGACACGCGCAGGTTCTCACTCTCGCCAGCGGCTGCCACAAGGCCCTCGCGGGCGCCATCGACGGGGAAACGGTGGATGCGCTCTCGCTGCTGGACGCGCGCAGCGATCGGCTGACGTTCCGGTCAAACCCGGAACGCGTCGCGCTGCACCTGCCGTGCACCCAGCGCAATGCCAGTGGCAGCGTGCCGGCACTGCGTCGCCTGCTGACACGGATCCCGGAGCTGACGGTGATCGAGATCGATGCCGGCTTCGGCTGTTGCGGCGCCGCGGGCAACCAGATGCTGATCGACCCGGTGCGCGCCGGCGAGTACCGCCAACCCCTGCTGGATCAATTGGCGACCAGTGGTGCGACGCGCCTGCTCAGCGCCAACATCGGCTGTCGCTTGCACCTGGGCAACGGAACGATGCTGCCGGTGCAGCACCCGCTGGAGTTTCTCGCCGAAAGACTGGCCACGCCGGATGCCGCCGACCCGGCACACGGCCGCCCCGGTGCCAGCAGCGCGCGCTAAACTGGCGGCATGCAAACCACCCGCCGCCTCAGCCGGATCGACCGTGTCCTTGACGATGCCCAGCGTGCGCTGGAAACCGTCCTGGGTTCCCCTGCCGCCATGCGCCCCAACCCGGCCGCTGATCGTGCGGATGTCGTGCTGGAGGAAAGCGAGCGGCGCCATGCCGCCGGCCTCATGCGCGTCAACCACGTCGGTGAGGTCTGTGCACAGGCGCTGTACTGCGGTCAGGCTGCAGTGGCTCGCGACCCGTCCACCCGCGCCCATCTGCTGGAGGCCGCGCAGGAGGAGACGGACCACCTGGCCTGGTGCGCCGACCGTCTGGTTGAGTTGGACGACCGTCCCAGCCTGCTCAACCCGCTGTGGTATGGCAGCAGCTTCGCGATCGGTGTCCTGGCCGGCCTGCGCGGCGACGGCTGGAACCTGGGCTTCGTGGTGGAAACCGAGCGTCAGGTCGAGGCGCATATCGACGAAAACCTCGCCTCGCTGCCAGCGGCCGATTCCCGCAGCCGGGCGATCCTGGAGGTGATGAAGGAGGACGAGGCCCGGCATGCGGACAATGCCGAGGCCGCCGGCGCGAGGATCCTGCCGCCGCCAGTGCCGTCCATCATGTCGGCCGCCTCGCGGGTGATGAAGGCGATCGCCTACCGGGTCTGAGCCCGATCAGTCGACCAGGTTGCGCCCGTGGTAGAGCTCTTCGATCTCGCGCTTGAGGCGCGCCTCGATCTTCATCCGCTCCTTGAACGAGAGGTTGCGCGCCTTCTCCTCGAACAGGTACTGGTCCAGGTCGAAGTCCTTCAGGTGCATCTTGGTGTGGAAGATGTTTTCCTGGTAGACGTTCACGTCGAGCATCTCGTAGCGCGACTTGATGTTCTTGGCCAGGTAGTCCTGGATCGAGTTGATGCGGTGGTCGATGTAGTGCTTCTTGCCCTTCACGTCGCGGGTGAAGCCGCGCACGCGGTAGTCCATCACCACGATGTCGGACTCGAGCGTCTCGATCAGGTAGTTGAGCGCCTTCAGCGGTGAGATCACCCCGCAGGTCGCCACGTCGATGTCGGCGCGGAAGGTCGCGATGCCGTTGTCGGGGTGCGTTTCCGGATAGGTGTGCACGGTGATGTGCGACTTGTCCATGTGCGCGACCACCGCCTCGGAGATCACGCCCTTGGCATCGGACTTGTCGATCACCGGCTCCTCGGAGATGAGGATCGTCACCGACGCGCCCTGCGGATCGTAGTCCTGGCGGGCGATGTTGAGGATGTTGGCGCCGATGATGTCCGCCACATCCGTCAGGATCTGGGTCAGGCGATCGGCGTTGTATTCCTCGTCGATGTACTCGATGTAGCGCTGCCGCTCCTCTTCGGAGTAGGCAAAGCTGACGTCGTAGATGTTGAACGAGAGCGCTTTGGTGAGGTTGTTGAACCCCTGCAACCTCAGACGCGGCAACGGCTTGACCACTAGGCTTTATCCGGACAATGACAAGATGCCGGATTATGCGGCAATTGGCCGCGGGTTGAAAACGCGCGTCCAGCGACGGTTCACCGGAAGTGCCCCAGATGGGCAAAGTTTGCCACTCAGCGCCCATTCACCCTAAGCTGGCTGAATCCGAATTTTTTCCTACACGACGCCATCCCGGTGGACCAATTGACTGCTTTGCGCAAATTCAACAGCCCCCTGACGCCTGACGGCCCCACAATCGAACGCTTCCTGGCTCACTGCCACCGTCGTCGCTACCCGACGCGGACGGACGTGTTTCGGCCCGGGGATCCCGCCAGCACGCTGTATTACATCATTTCCGGATCGGTCAGCATCATCGCCGAGGAGGACGAGGACCGCGAGCTGGTGCTGGGCTATTTCGGCCCCGGCGAGTTCGTCGGCGAGCTTGGCCTGTTCGTGGAAAGCGACCAGCGCGAGGTGATCCTGCGCACCCGCACGCCCTGCGAGCTGGCCGAAATCGGCCACGAACGCCTCTACGACCTGATGCTGACGCGCCTGGCCGACGACGCCCCCAAGCTGCTGTATTCGATTGCCTCGCAGATCTCACAGCGCCTGCTCGACACCAGCCGCAAGGCCGGCCGGCTGGCGTTTCTGGACGTAACCGACCGCATCGTCCGCGCGCTGCACGACCTGGCCCGCGAACCCGAAGCGATGAGCCACCCCGACGGCACCCAGTTGCGGGTCTCGCGCCAGGAACTGTCGCGGCTGGTGGGCTGCTCGCGCGAGATGGCCGGGCGGGTCCTGAAGAAGCTCGAAGCGGACGGCAAGCTGCACGCCCGCGGCAAGACCATCGTGCTCTACGGCACGCGCTGAGGCGCGGTTTCGACTGACCCGGGCACCGGTTCGCCGGCCCGCCCCGGGCAACCCCAGTTGAGGATCGGCGTGCCCGGCGGCAGCACCTTGCGGAACATCGCGACGTTGGCCTGCTTGGGGTTGACCACGACCGGCCGCTCCGCCGCCAGCAGCAGCGGCAGGTCCGCGCTGCTGTCGGAATAGGCCACCGCCACAGGCGCAGTGAAGCCTGCCTCGCGCAGCATCGTCATCTTCATCTGGAAATGGCAGTGGCGCGCCGCTCCCAGCCCGCCCAGGCGCGGACCGACCAGCGTTCCCACCACCGGCACGTCCTCGTGTGCGACGAAGGCCAGGATCGCACGCGCCAGTTCGGGCGGGGCACCGGTGGCCACCACGACCTGGTCGCCGGCAACGCGGTGCTGCTGGAACACCTCCAGCGCGACCGGCAGCAGGCGCGCGCGGATCTGCTCGGCGTGCAGCTCGACATAGCGGTCGATCAACGCATCCAGTTCGCGCGGACCGTGCAGACCGACGGTACCGGCCCAGACGAACCCGGAGATGCCGACACGCCGGGTCGGCTGGTACGCGACCATCGGCCCAAACAGGGGCGCCAGCAGCAGGGCCAGTGCCGTTCGCCACCAGCGACGCCGGATCATCCACGCAAACAGGTGGCTGCCCGAATCGCCGTCGTACAGGGTGTGGTCGAAGTCGAACACGACCAGCGGCGGCGTGTGGCCTGCGGCTGGCGGAACGGCCCCGCTCACGCCTGGAACATCCGCCGCAGCGCCGCCCCGGGGTCGGCTTCGCGCATGAAGCTCTCGCCGATCAGGAAGGTATCGATGCCGGCGCCGCGCATTTTCGCGACATCGTCCCGTGTTGCGATACCGCTTTCGGTGATCGTGATGCGGTCCGTCGGCACCGCGGCCTTCAGCTCGATGCTGGTCTGCAGCGAGACCTCGAAGGTGCGCAGGTTGCGGTTATTGATGCCGATCAGCTCGCAGTCGGTCTGCAGCGCGCGCTCCAGCTCGTCGATGTCGTGGACCTCCATCAGCACGTCCATGCCCAGTTCGTGGGCGAGGTTGGCCATCTCGATCATCGGCCCGTCCTCCAGCGCCGCGACGATCAGCAGGATGCAGTCGGCGCCGATCATCCGCGCCTCGTAGACCTGGTAGGGATCGACGATGAAATCCTTGCGCAGCGCCGGCAGCGAGCACGCCGAGCGTGCCTCGCCCAGGTAGCGGTTGCTGCCCTGGAAGAAATCCACGTCGGTCAGCACCGACAGGCAGGCCGCACCGCCGGCCTCGTAACTGCGCGCGATCGCCGCCGGATCAAAGTCCTTGCGGATCAGTCCCTTGGAGGGGCTGGCCTTCTTGATCTCGGCGATCACCGCCGCCTCGCCGGCCAGGTGCCGCTGCTTCAGCGCGTCCACGAAGCCGCGCGTTGGCGGCTGCGATTGGGCCCGCGCGCGGACGCTGTCAAGGGTGCGGATCTGGCTGCGCTGGGCGATCTCCTCGTGCTTGCGCGCGAGGATGGTGTCGAGGATGTCACTCATGGCGTGCAACGAACTCCGGAAATGGGGGACATCACGGCTTCGCCAGCGCGCGCGTGGCTGCCACGAACTCGTCCAGCTTGTGCCGCGCCGCGCCCGACGCGAGGGCCGCGCGCGCGAGTTCCACACCCGCGGCGATGGTGTTGGAAACGCCGGCGACATACAGCGCGGCGCCGGCGTTGAGGGCGACGATGTCCAGCGCCGGGCCGGGCTCGTTGTCGAGTACGTCTGTGAGCATCGCGATCGACGCCTGCGGACTGTCCACGCGCAGGTTGCGGCTGGCCGACATGGCGATGCCGAAATCCTCCGGATGCAGCTCGTACTCTCGCACCTTGCCGCCGCGCAGCTCTCCTACCAGCGAGCCGGCGCCCAGCGACAGCTCATCCATGCCGTCGCGGCCCCAGACCACCAGTGCCCGCTCGGCGCCCATCTTCTGCAGCACACGGATCTGGATGCCGACCAGGTCCTCGTGGAAGACGCCCATCAGGATGTTCGGCGCACTGGCCGGGTTGGTCAGAGGACCGAGGATGTTGAACAGGGTGCGCACGCCCATCTCGCGGCGCACTGGCGCGACCACCTTCATCGCCGGGTGGTGCATCGGCGCATACATGAAGCCGATGCCGGTATCGGCGATGCACTGCGCGACCTGCCCCGGGCTCAGCTCGATCCCCGCCCCCAGGGCCTCCAGCGCGTCGGCACTGCCGGACTTGGAGGACACGCTGCGACCGCCGTGCTTGGCGACCCGGCCGCCGGCCGCGGCAATGACGAAAATGCTCGCGGTGGAGATGTTGAAGGTGTTGGCACCGTCGCCACCGGTGCCGACGATATCGACCAGATGGGTGCGGTCGGCGACCTCGACGGGAACCGCGAACTCGCGCATCACCTGCGCGGCGCCGGCGATCTCGCCCACGGTCTCCTTCTTCACCCGCAGGCCAGTCATGATCGCCGCCGTCATCAGCGGGCTGACTTCGCCGCGCATGATCTGGCGCATCAGCTCGACCATCTCGTCGTGGAAGATCTCGCGGTGTTCGATCGTGCGTTGCAGGGCTTCTTGCGGGGTGATGGGCATTGCTGGCTCGTATTGTCGAGGTGGGACGCGGCCTCAGCCGTCGAGGAAGTTCTTCAGCAGGGCGTGGCCGTGCTCGGTCAGGATCGACTCGGGATGAAACTGCACGCCCTGCACGGGGTGCTCGCGGTGGCGCAGGCCCATGACCTCCTCCATCGAACCGTCCTGGTTGTCGGTCCACGCGGTGATTTCCAGGCAATCCGGAATACTGGCCTTGTCGACCACCAGCGAGTGGTAGCGCGTCGCGGTGTAGCCATCGGGCAGCCCGGCGAACACGCCGGTGCCGAGGTGGCGGATCGGCGAGGTCTTGCCGTGCATGATCCGGCCGGCGCGCACGACCTGCCCGCCGTAGACCTGGCCGATGCCCTGGTGACCCAGGCACACCCCCAGCAGCGGCGTGTGCGGTCCCAACTGGCGGATGACCTCCAGTGAGACGCCGGCCTCATCGGGTGTGCACGGGCCGGGCGAGATCACGATCCGCTCCGGCGCCAGCGCCTGGATCTGCGCCACTGACAGCTCGTCGTTGCGGACGACCTTGACCTCCGCGCCGAGCACCTGCAGGTACTGGACGAGGTTCCAGGTAAAACTGTCGTAATTGTCGATCATCAGCAGCATGTCACAGCCCCCTTGCCGCTTCGGCGACCGCGCGGAACAGTGCCCGGCCCTTGCTCATGGTCTCTTCCCATTCCTTTTGCGGGTCCGAATCGTGGACGATGCCGGCGCCGGCCTGCACGTGCAGGCGGCCGTCCTGGATCACCGCGGTGCGGATCGCAATCGCGGTGTCGGCATCGCCATGCCAGCCCAGGTAGCCGATCGAGCCGGCGTAGACGTTGCGCTTGACCGGCTCCAGCTCGCGGATAACCTCCAGCGCGCGAATCTTCGGCGCGCCGCTGACGGTGCCGGCCGGGAACGTGGCGCGCAGCACGTCGGCGTAGGACAGCCCAGGTTTCAAGGTGCCGGTGACTTCGCTGACGATGTGCATGACGTGGCTGTAGCGCTCGATCACGAACTGCTCGCCGACCTCGACCGTGCCCGGCTGGCTGACCCGGCCGACATCGTTGCGGCCCAGGTCGATCAGCATCAGGTGCTCGGCGCGCTCCTTGGGATCGGCCAGAAGCTCGGCCTCCAGCGCCTCGTCCTCGGCCGGGGTGGCGCCGCGCGGGCGCGTGCCCGCGATCGGGCGCACCGTCACCATGCCCTGCCCGGCCTCGTCGAACTGCAGGCGCACGAGGATCTCCGGCGAGGAGCCGACCACCTGCATGTCGCCCACGTCCAGGAAGTACATGTAGGGCGACGGGTTGAGCGCCCGCAGCGCGCGGTAGACGTCCACCGGACGCGCCTTGAAGGGGACGCTCAGGCGCTGGCTGAGGACGACCTGGAAAATGTCGCCATCGAGGATGTATTGCTGGGATTGCTCGACGGCCTTGATGAAGCCCTCGCGGGTGAAACCGGAGACGAAGTCGGCCTCGTCCAGGCCGTAGGAATCCAGGGTTTCCGGATACGCGGTGCCGCTGTTGCGCAGGCGGTGGACCAGCTGGTCCAGGCGCCGGTTGGCGCGCGCCCACGCCTGCGGTTCGGACGGGTCGGCATGCACGATCAGGTAGAGCCGGCCCTTGAGGTTGTCGAACACCGCGACTTCCTCGCTGAGCATCAGCAGGATGTCGGGGGTGCCCAGCTCGTCGGTCTTGGCCTCGCCGTCCGCGCCGGGCCCGCCCAGCCGTGGCTCGATGTACTGGATGCACTCAAAGCCGAACCAGCCGACCAGGCCACCGGTGAATCCGGGCAGGCCGTCGATGCGCGGCACCGAGTGTTGCGAGCGCAGGCGCTCGACCTCGGCGAACGGATCGGCCACATCGCGCGCCTCGACCAGCTCGCCGTGCTCGGTGACATACAGGGTGTTGCCGGCAAACGCGTACACGCGACGCGCCGGTAGGCCGATGATCGAATAGCGCCCGAAGCGCTCGCCGCCTTCGACCGATTCAAACAGGTAGGTGTGCGGCCCGTCGGCCAGCTTCAGGTACACCGACAGCGGCGTGTCCAGGTCAGACAGGACCTCGCGCACCACCGGGATGCGGGTGTGGCCGTCAGCGACGTGCTGCTGGTATGGCTGGTACTGCGGACTGTCTGGCGGGGACATGCGGCATTTCCTGGGGATGCGACGGATCGGGAACGACGGCGACAAGCGACCATCGCCAACCGGTGTCGGCATTGCGGAAATGCAGGTTCGCCCTTGGAGTCATCGCGCTACTGTAGCGGTTCGGGGGCCGGGACGCGACGGGATGGCGCGCAATCAAGCGGTCCCTATCCGGCACTCCCGGCCAACTGGCGCCGCGCACGCGTGGGGGTGTCCGGTGCGATCGCCGGGATTCGGATGACCAAGTCGGTCCCCTCGCCGGGGGCACTGCTGACATCGATCCTCCCGCCGGCGTCGCCGACCATCGAGGAGACCAGGGCAAGGCCCAGGCCGGTGCCTTCTCCACGCGCCTTGGTGGTGAAGAACGGCTCCAGCACCTGGCGGCGAACGGGCTCGCTCATGCCGATACCCGTGTCGGAAAAACGGATCCGCGCGTGCCCGTCGCTGGCAGTCACGGAGATGCTGAAGTGCCCGCCCTCACGCATGGCGTCGCCGGCATTGGCGGCGATGTTCAACACCATCAATTCAAACTGTGCCGGATCGAACCGGATATGGACCGGGACAAGCGGCCCTTCGATATCGATCGCGATGTCGGGGCTCAGGAGTTGCCGCAACACCGGCCGGAGGTCATTGACCGCAGTTGCCACGTCAATCGTTTCCAGGGAGCGGGCATCCGCGCGCCCGAAGTCGAGCAAGCGGGTGGCGACCGCGGCGGCCCGACGCGATGCGCCATCCACACCCTGCAGTGCTTCACGCATGGCAGCCGGCTCCGCACTCTGCAGCCCTTTCCCGGCGTATCCCTGCACCAGTCCGAGCAGATGGTTGAAATCGTGCGCCAGTCCGCTG
The genomic region above belongs to Lysobacter avium and contains:
- a CDS encoding PilT/PilU family type 4a pilus ATPase, coding for MDIGYFLKLMTEKNASDMFLSTGAPVYIKIEGRLHPLGNTGLPPGMVKKIAYSLMGDGQVPQFERELELNMAYSLSDAGRFRINVFKQRGEVGMVIRAIRSVIPSIEELQLPQVLKNIILEPRGLVLIVGSTGSGKSTTLASMIDHRNSSVSGHILTIEDPIEYLHRHKRSLVNQREVGLDTHAFGSALKNAMREAPDVILIGEILDQSTMEAAIAFAETGHLCLATLHSNNADQTIERILNFFPEAAHKNVLMNLSLNMKAVISQRLVVGVDGRRVPAAEVLINTPHIRDLIRRGQIHEIKQAMEESLEEGIESFDQCLFRMQKEGKIDIDEALRAADSRDGLALKFRLSEGADAEHDQYASVF
- the maiA gene encoding maleylacetoacetate isomerase, with amino-acid sequence MTEQLTLYSYWRSSAAYRVRIGLNLKGLPYRTVPVHLVRDGGQQHAEAYRQLNPQELVPVLMHGDRVMRQSVAILEYLDETWPSPPLLPAASRDRQRARAIAQVLACDIHPLNNLRVLQYFDRTWSVPQPEREEWVRHWVAEGFAAIEAMLNDHPSTGVFCEGDIPGLADCCLIPQMYNARRFAVDLTPYPTLVRVEQACLALPEFDAARPENQPDAPAPEPASD
- a CDS encoding fumarylacetoacetate hydrolase family protein, with the protein product MKLGSLKEGGRDGTLVVVSRDLTRAVRATGIAGILQRALEDWSNIAPRLNTLYESLNAGNAEGAFDLDVASLAAPLPRAYEFLDGSAYLPHVERVRRARGAEVPESFYTDPLMYQAVSAGFMGPRDPVRVTSEEFGIDLEAELVVITDDVPMAVSPEAAAGHIQLVGLVNDVSLRNLIPGELAKGFGFLQAKPRSALSPVFVTPDELGDAWRDTKLHLPMLTHVNGKWFGAPEAGVDMQFNFAQLVAHAARTRPLSAGTVVGSGTIANEDTSLGASCFAELRTVEALHDGKPSTPFMSFGDTVRIEMLDSEGASIFGAIEQRIERHDG
- the rpsI gene encoding 30S ribosomal protein S9 codes for the protein MAIQQNYGTGRRKSSTARVYLRKGEGKITINKRSIEEFFGRETARMIVRQPLELTKSTDKFDVNVTVAGGGTTGQAGAIRLGISRALVEYDESLKSELRQAGFMTRDAREVERKKVGLHKARRATQFSKR
- the rplM gene encoding 50S ribosomal protein L13, which gives rise to MKTFSAKNETVQRDWYVVDASGKTLGRLAAELAHRLRGKHKPVYTPHVDTGDYLVVINAEKIVVTGNKLADKKYYRFTGYIGNLKSETLGQALERHPERVIEIAVKGMLPKNPLGRAMYRKLKVYAGSEHPHTAQQPQLLEL
- a CDS encoding (Fe-S)-binding protein, giving the protein MPAASRPLASDPLVALADRCVQCGLCLPVCPTYGREGMEAESPRGRIALARAWALDTIEPGPLGDAHLDHCLGCGNCEAVCPAGVEYDALLVSARGRQRERRGASALQKALEALVVRPRLLGALLGLYRHTRSLLPHGLQLLPAPPALPRDGMLSLRDATAAQPATSTPSAALFVGCIAGSYEGPARDALTRLCAAGGIQLVMPDAQTCCGALHAHAGNLDGAARLAACNREAFAGHAQVLTLASGCHKALAGAIDGETVDALSLLDARSDRLTFRSNPERVALHLPCTQRNASGSVPALRRLLTRIPELTVIEIDAGFGCCGAAGNQMLIDPVRAGEYRQPLLDQLATSGATRLLSANIGCRLHLGNGTMLPVQHPLEFLAERLATPDAADPAHGRPGASSAR
- the coq7 gene encoding 2-polyprenyl-3-methyl-6-methoxy-1,4-benzoquinone monooxygenase; its protein translation is MQTTRRLSRIDRVLDDAQRALETVLGSPAAMRPNPAADRADVVLEESERRHAAGLMRVNHVGEVCAQALYCGQAAVARDPSTRAHLLEAAQEETDHLAWCADRLVELDDRPSLLNPLWYGSSFAIGVLAGLRGDGWNLGFVVETERQVEAHIDENLASLPAADSRSRAILEVMKEDEARHADNAEAAGARILPPPVPSIMSAASRVMKAIAYRV
- the speD gene encoding adenosylmethionine decarboxylase translates to MVKPLPRLRLQGFNNLTKALSFNIYDVSFAYSEEERQRYIEYIDEEYNADRLTQILTDVADIIGANILNIARQDYDPQGASVTILISEEPVIDKSDAKGVISEAVVAHMDKSHITVHTYPETHPDNGIATFRADIDVATCGVISPLKALNYLIETLESDIVVMDYRVRGFTRDVKGKKHYIDHRINSIQDYLAKNIKSRYEMLDVNVYQENIFHTKMHLKDFDLDQYLFEEKARNLSFKERMKIEARLKREIEELYHGRNLVD
- the crp gene encoding cAMP-activated global transcriptional regulator CRP, translated to MPVDQLTALRKFNSPLTPDGPTIERFLAHCHRRRYPTRTDVFRPGDPASTLYYIISGSVSIIAEEDEDRELVLGYFGPGEFVGELGLFVESDQREVILRTRTPCELAEIGHERLYDLMLTRLADDAPKLLYSIASQISQRLLDTSRKAGRLAFLDVTDRIVRALHDLAREPEAMSHPDGTQLRVSRQELSRLVGCSREMAGRVLKKLEADGKLHARGKTIVLYGTR